atttatcttttatatctACCCAGGAGCCAACCACATTTTGACACGAACCGTGTCTTATAGGTTCCTTCCCCTTCTTCCTACAACAACGATTCTCAGgtttattagatttaaatttaagttttttatttatttttggaccATAATATTATGAGCAACCCTATTAGCAATGCTGGACATGCTCTAAAGGCTCAAACCACTACAAAGGCATAAtcaaacattaataataatattataataattatgtgACTAGATCTTCATATTCCTTcctgcctttttttttgttttctctttatttttgtattCTGACAACTATTGTATTGTACTCCATATGTTCCaatatataagagtttttggctaaaatcacacaaattaagacacaataaatattttcttatttaacaaaattcaatcattagaaaaaaatactgcaaaaatttaaatagtcaaaaattattaaataaatataaaaaatacatagaaacttgaaaaaatcttataaaatagaacaaataaaaaaaacttaaaaaaacctatatattaaataagagAGTACATTTTTATTGGTACAATTAGATGGGACAATCCACAACATATATCTACAACTTTTGtacaaattttttgttgttttacttATACCATTAGAAATCTATCGAAATTGAaatcaagaaatttttttaaaagagaataagAGACTTTTGATATAATTCACCATCAATGATTTTGATGGGAACCTAGTTGGTTATATGAATAAGAAGATTAgctataatgcaattacccatGTATCCCATGCAAATGTGAGTGTGAGTATTTCATATATTAGTTGTCATCTAACGgttactaaaaatataaaattagtacTAGAGTTTATCATCATGGTAATCATCATTGTAATTTATAGTTAAGCCGTATTGCCTATTCATCTTTACCAATTATccttatatacaaaaaaaaaaaaaaactatcaaattTGCTATCatgacaaacaaaacaaaaacaaaaatataccaaatttgATCTTACATGGCTCGTGGAGCGAGAAAATACTCTTTcaccaatgttttttttgaaaaagttttttttttaattgaaggGCCCACGTGCACATGCTTATATTAAGATATTAAGATAAGAGGTCATAATAAAAGGCCAAAAAACATATTaagataagagaaagaaaaaccaaactttCAAACGTCTAAAACAAAACCTCACTTCACTTCTCTGCTCTTTCCTCATGCTTTCTCATTCAGGAAGTGTTACCTTCTTTTTGCTACTGAATATTTCAACTGGAACATCACACACTGAGAGATTAGTCCAGTCAAGTTGTTCTTCAGCCTTTGGCACCACCGGCACCACCTTAGCAGCCATTGGCACAACCTTGTGCTTTCTCACGACCTTAGGCTTTCTCACGACATTAGGCTTTCTCACGACTTCCAGAGGCTTAGGCCAAACAGCATCCATGGCATGATACGACAACAGCCTCGACTCATACATCTGCTGCTTCACCTCTCTGTCTAACACCAATGTTGTGAATGAAACTGAGTTCATAGAAGATTCTTAATTACTAACAATACTCATTTACATTATGTCTTACAAACTTCATTAATACTAGTAATTATAGACtaccataaattaaaattgttagtTCTGGAATTCCTAACaagaaatatccaaaaataatgGTTCCAACTAATTCATCTTGTTCGATGTAATACTTCAATcacattggaaaaaaaactaaaactttttatCGAACTTGATATTGGTTTATCATGTTATACCTGGGTAGTAGAACATAAAATTTCATAAGAGTTGATATTGCAATATTTTTCCGAGAAGCTATATTGGATGAAAAATAGTGAAAATTTGGGAATCAACATTAAAGAGACAAGTTTGATATGgcacattaattaaaatttcaccatgtcaaacttttgaaaaaatatttaatttttatagcATAGCGAATTAATGATAATATCTAAGATATATAGCGAATAATGTTTTATAGATCTTTTGCCTTTTCTATACAAATATTTCCTTGATCACGAGTATAAGAAATCTACATATCCTGTCCTTACCTAATCAATCATCATGTATTCTCAacacataaatttaaaagaatataggTAAAATGATCGTAAGTTTCTAACACTTCTAGAACATCTTGATGATTGATAATTAATGTTTATAGATTTAAGATATTGCGCTAACAACTGTCTTATGAGTTTTATACTAATCAATGTTTATCTAACTACATAATACGTCAATTTGTACAAAATTGtaattctattttaaattttgtatcgAAAGTGTAAAGCACATGagctttccattaaaaaaaaaatcaagcacAAGACTTATATCAATGATGTGATTAGTAAaacattcatattttttgtgtgtgtatcaGTGTGTGTTTAGACTATATATGGATACAAAATTTTGGGAGATATACGGTTGTATTTTTGTGAAACCCTTTTgacaatagtaatttaaataagTGAATGAAAATGGAAAGTTGGTAACttcaagaataataataaaacacacaaacatacaTTATTGTTGGGCTTtttgagtgaatatatattggTAGCGAGCAATGAGcacagcatatatatatacaaagaaaagTAAGTAAAGCAAATAATTCATATTCTTATTCCTTGATACCTTCATCTCCTCCACTTCTTTATAATTGCGTAGATTCGTAAAGCGTCATAAAGCATACATCTTTTTTGGATATAAGTAGATAGATGATCACTGAATCCCAAATTAATACTATTTGCCTATTTGGTATGTAtatcttgttctttttcttaaataacTGTTGTTGGGTCTTAGCTTCGGAATGTGAATCAGTGCTTAGCCCGGCCCAACATGTATCTGTTGGAGGAGATATTGTCGTCTTCAAGCTTGCTGGGCCTTGAGCCATTAGACAATCTTAATTTAAAGAGCTACCCCTGTCATAACATAGTAGTATCTCTGTATTAATGCTCGAGACCTCGAGTTGTATTGTTCGCTGTAGATACTACTCGAGCTATATACATTAGTTACAAATCTTAGTAAAAGAAATATATCCCAacacagtagaacctctataaattaataaggtcgggaccatgaaattttattaatttatagaggttttaatttatcgataaattaataattattaaattatcgatagattaataaaatattaatttatgaagagaattttttatcagaaattcagaatttaaaagaaattgCTACTACTATTTTTCAAGGTGATGATGTAGTTGAAGAAGATATAACGGTACCTTTAGAACCAGTTACACGTAAGGAAGCAATTATCGTGTCAAGAACTCTCTATAATTTGAGAACACAACACTAGAAGTTTTTGATGTAGtcagaaagattagagatgctctccaacaagaatacaaattcaaaaacaaacaaacaacaatagattcatatttcactaaatttttttagatatatatatatatatatttcttagatatatatatatactaatttatttgattattaatttatgatattgatgggaccatatttttacatgggattttcaaaaaaattattaatttattattttatcgaatagtgtccaaaattatactagtcccaacttgaaaccggagaaatttattaatttaccgaatattaatttatagaggttctacgcTAATATGTTTGATAAATATCCGAACCAAATTGGGCTAAAACCATTTAACTAAAGACGCACTTAATCCCCAAATACTGGTACTACTTACTGATCACATGTTCACACATTAAAGAAAGAGTCATGAGATGATGATGCACTAAATAACGTGCgtgttttctcccttttttatCAACAGCTTGGTGCGTTGGTAATGATTGCTTTTGCTATAAATCCATATATCTTCCAGAAGAATATACAAATTCAATTTGTACTTTGTTAGTATAGTTTAATCTTTAATGGgacttttaattattaagattttgtgaaaaaagctataatttcttttttcttttctttttggtcgtCGAGAGGTTGACTGGTTGAGTATCGAGGAGACACCAACACCCTCAAAGCCATCACGCTTACTAGACATACTTTctcgttttatatatatatttttgctttactctttttgttttcttcaatagGTCATGGTGCTCTTCATATTATTAGTCTCTCAAAttgcatatttaaaaattttcaaacgTCCAAAATCCCTGAAATGATTATACACACGAAAGTTCAAGAATTATATATCTGTATTTTTGCCAAAAACATAACAGTTTGTAGTTgctaatagtattttttatcgGTGCTACAAATTCTatggattttaatatttgacCACAGTATTAAACGTAAGCCATCTCGAGCCAACGACCATTTCCCATGTTTCAACGCCAATCAAAGCTTTTCTTGGACCAGTTCTTCTCATACCATAATACTAGAGCAACGTGAATTCAAATTACAATatctattttaaatatatatatatatatatccagttAGTTGAGAAAATATGAATTGTTGCCATTTAGTGAAAGAACACATCGTAAGTAATAGTCATTATAACTAGTAGTTGaattgcaaaaatatataagaggATAAGAtagttcaaaaatatttagttgaAAGATGTGAATTGTTGCCATTTAGTGAAAGAATAAATCTTAAAGTAATAGTCACTAAACTAGTAGTTGAATTGCAAAATATGTAAGAGGATAATATAGTTCAAAAATCATTCGATGTCAGCATAGAAAATAGTGAAAGCGCTGTCGTATCGGGATAGTTAAATTAATCAGGCATAAGTAAAGAAATGCAGCACCCACACTAGACCCACACATCACAAAATGCATACTAATAAAGAAATGGAGTATACTAGTACAGTAGTTATAATTAACATTGTAGATAGATAGatgagagaaaaatagaaatgcTTTTTGTCTCATCGAAGAAGAATGGGCCATCAAGTCCTTCCTTTTGTCAGTTCTCTTTATTTCACCACGCTTCCCTCTATCCTCTTCATCCACACTCGTTCTTGTTTATTATTCCAATAGATTAATCTAAACGATAATTTGGTGGTTACTcataagaaatatttattttttttttaaaataaaatttaattgtaaatCTAACAAGAATGTTGGCAcattatttctttaaaaatatatattttatataaaatctttattCAAAAACCTCCTAATATGTTAACCCATGTTTGTTATATGGATGCAAAACTGCAAGTAGTCTTTAATGTTAAAACTCCGAGTAAATTCAAGTCCCAGAGTTTACATCAACAGAAATAGGTTTTCACAATTGATGACAAAAGATTCCCCAGTCTTTTTTTGTACCTACTTCTGTTCTGCATCTATGCTTGCTTTCTCCATGTGCTCCCTAAAAACCTAGCTAGAAGTATCACACTActaaataaatttgtaaaaaaaacaggataaatattatatagtatagaaTATGATCGATTTAGACGAATATGAACAAAATGTGGTCAAACATATATACACAACACAATACAGTCAAAGCTATtggttaaatttatttttcttcaatgaagaaaaaaaaacgaaggtACAAAAATATTCAGAAAGATACGAACGAAAAGGAAGATATCTTTAGGGGACAAGATGACATGAGGTAACTTTGAAACTCTAAAAACACTTTGTAcatatattctttcattaagATTCTACAAACAGCTTCTCTTCGCTGTCTTATGTCGTACCTTCACTTTATATACACCATTTCATGCTTCTAAGTTCTCTGTgtacatttatatatgtatatataaatgtttttcaAAGTCTTGTTTCGCTGTAAGAGTACTTTACCCAATCACATGTCTTTGTTAGATTCTTCTGTCTGTACAAATATTCCCACAATCTAAAAACCTTCGTCATCTTCTAACGTACTCCTTAAAATTGAATTGAACTTATAATACGAAAAATAtacttgcattttttttttcttgaacagAAAGTAAAAGGAACATAGCGACCCACTTACCACATATGTTTGCACTCATCACACAAACTTATAACTAAACCCATATAgatcattttttgtttgagaaaaaaaaaagaaaaacacaaaggTTTGGGGTAATTATAACCACGTTAATCATACTGTATGataaaaatcaaatcctaaaataaataaagaaatataatgCTCAAGTCTCATCAAAAATCACACCATTATGATGTGATCCAGTGCCCGACGTCGTTTTAACCTTtctcccccaccaccaccaccaccaccatgtCCCATCATCACCGACTTGCTTGACCGTTCGAGCAAAGACTTGAGTGCGTTCTGTAGAAACTGAACCGACTCGACGCCGTGATGCTCTTTGTCGGCGGCCACAACGAGAACGTTTCTTGATCTACCACCGACAGTTGTCAAATCAGCAAAGATAGTTTCCATCTGAAGAGATTCGAGTGTCTCCATGAGATCTTTAAAAAGATCTGGCCTATCCTCGCAGCTAAACGATACCTTGAAGATGATCCGACCGTCGTCGTAACTAGAAGAGTCTTCAGAGTTGAGTACGCTGATCTCGTCTGTCTCCGACGGTAACGTTTCGTCGGTGATCTCTAGGGTTTGTTGTTTTAGTTCTTTGACTCGTTGAACCACTTGTGCTAATAGTGTGGCTTTGTCTGTCTGTatgtacaaacaaacaaaaaggaaattaattaaaaaaaaatatacatatgaaACAAGGAAAGAGAAAAGTTCCGATCATTAGAATTTGTCTTGATTCGAGGAATTTTGTCTTGATGTTCAAATTGTTtcaaatgacaaagaaaaaaagctcGATAACTTTCCCGACAAAGTGATTATCAtcttcagagaaaaaaaaaatggacttgtaagcttttgtttttcctcAAATTTCTAGATATTCCCCATGTACTTGCAGcttttgtgtattattattcGAAAACATTACAAAGGACtgattttagcttttaaaatgTTTCTATCTTTCTATAAGTTATATACTTCCAATATTCTACCTTTCTTACTAGTACTCCTAGACAGTATACTGTAAATTAAACAACAGTCAATAttaataaatcaacaaaaatacaattttgtcaTTTGGATATATAggtttaattaaacaaaacacaaaattttcaacATTCGAAAAGTGTAATCCTCATTTCAAAGAATCTTCTTctagattatatatatggatagatgaatactaatatatatatataattaagtgtACGTAGAGTTCAATTTCATATCTTAATTAACTCAAAAGAACGTAATCTTTCCGGTTCAAGTCTTTATCAAAGTTTCATTTTAAGTTTAGACTAGAATAGTGAGTTTAGTAGTACCTTGGAGTTACAAGAGAGTAATTTGCGGAGCTTGTTGAGATGGGAATTGATTCTTTCTCGTCTCCTTCGTTCAGCTTCTTTGTGGTTCCTTTGAGCAGCAAGAGCTTTGTCTTGAGAAACCGTGTCTTCGATGGCAAAAGGGTAAAACGACGACGTTGTGGTGGTGGAATTAGTCGACGACGAGGCACATAATCCTCCGGTGAGGAATGAATAGAACATGTGATCTGGAATCTCTggctgcattttttttttttttgttctttttcttgtttgcttctccgccgccttcttttttttttttctttgttgggttTGGAGCTTTCGGTTGGTTCTGTTCTAAAAGGGAGATTACATTATGTATTTATACAAAAGTGAggtgggagagagagaaagtgagaaagagagagtgagaggaagaagatatgtATATGTACTATATACCTATGCTTTAATATACAGTTTAGGTATTTGCAAGAATAATTATTATCTTTGAATCTTTAAGttgacaagttttttttcatagaaattagaaaataatttttaaaaatatataatttatcaattATTCATTGGTTAAAACATTATTACAACAAAgacaaatttcaaaaagaaaacttgaaacAACTTTAAAGAATGTTGTATTAAAAAGTTAAGTAACAACGGTTATGAATGTTGTTTTTTAATGTTACATAACAGTTTATAAGATTATTTGGCCTTTTCTATTGCAAAGGAGGAATTATTTGGCCTTTAAGACTTTGTTATCTATATTCAACCCAAATAGTCAAATGCACAAAAGAGGGAGATGATTGAACCAACAAACTGAACCACATCGGTTAAGGGCCGTACTAATTGATTTTATCTTCTGTAGTTAACTTGTGATTGAGATCTCTCATCCCAAAAAAGAATTTAGTGCTCTGTCGATCTGAATCCCCAGACCTAAAGGAGTTCTCGTGAATCATCTTCTTAAGTTGTGAGAATTACTTGGAAATTATATTTGATGTGACAATTTTATTAGTTATTCGATAAACTTGATTGGCAATCAAACATATagtctaatgtttttttttttattttacctaaAACAGAGACAATGACAAAGGAGTGTTGTTTAAGTATCAGCGAGTTGCATGAAGATTTGATCTTGAAGATATTGTCATTTCTTTCTACAAAACATGCTGTGGTGACGAgtcttttgtcaaaaaattgGAAGTCTCTCTGGACAAGGGTGCTTATACTCAAGTACGATGTTCGGTATCTCGCTAGATTTGGAGTATTTATCGACAAGTCACTCTTTTCACACCAATCTCATGTTCTAGAAAGCCTTCATGTCAAATTAAGTGAATTACGCTGGACCGTGGATTAGAACCGCGCTTGAATATCATCATTCCCACCTACGTGAGCTCGAAGATTGATGCTTGTTTGGTCCGTATCATATAACCTTCTGAATTGTTTACCTGCAAAAGGCTTGTTGTGGAAGCCAGAGATCGATGTGGAAGCTCCTCTTACAACGGTCTGTCTCCCAACCCTAAAATTGCAATTGTCTTATTGACCTTGTGGTCGCAAGGGAATCAAGATTCTATTTTACTGAGTTCGACGTTTCTTGGTCTAAAACACTCGTGGCCTTGAAACTCGAAGGTTTGAAGGGCGTTGATGTGATAAGAATTGCTAGGATGCAAGCATCTTCAGTGGAATCGTACATCTGGAACTGAGCATTTGTAGTTAAATATCTGGAATACTTGTACATTTGCTCCTAGTTTCCATTAAATTGGTGGTTCTCAAGCTTCAAAATGTATCCAATTTCTCCCTTTTTCCTATTACCAACTTGATTTTATAGTGTTTTAGTATTCAACCTCAGTGATATTAATTCATTAATAGCATTTTCATAACCCTTTTTACTCGTGATCGCAGATTTACTTACAAACTCCTTTGGATCGCTGGGAATCGCCGTGTTTGGTTCCTAAAAGTTTGTTGTCCAGTCTTGAAGCTCTAGAGTGGAGAGCGTACACAGGGAGAGGCGGAGATCAGGATCTGTTAAGTTATCTCCTAAATCATGCTCTGTGTCTGAAAACGGCGAGAATCTTCTATGAGCCATATCCATAGGACGTGGCAACAGACTGAAGAGGACTTGGCTTCTATGCCAATAGGTTCCAAGTCATGTAAAATTGTGATTAATGAATTTATCGAAATGTAATCTATTTAACGTAAACAGATGCTCGTAGATTTGTAGGATTGAATTTGCATTTCACAAAACCATGATACAATGCTTCTTTACTAGAGaccattaataaaaaaaaccacgAACTAAAACgaagttacaacttacaaaaaaGAGCAAgaccacaaaaataaaaaacaagactTAGAAATGTTTCAGACGCAAAAATAGAGCATAAAAGGGATGATATAACATTCGCATCTTAAACAACCAGAAAACAGATCCTTGGAAGTCccatgaataaaaatattaagaacATAACATAAGAATTAtatgtaagagagagagagagaggtaaacTGGTTGGCAAAACAGGATCACTACTTAGCCATCATGACCTTGACAAACTCTTCATAGTTAATCTGACCATCACCATCAACATCAGCTTCCTTGATCATctcatcaacttcttcatcagTGAGCTTCTCACCAAGGTTTGTCATCACATGACGAAGCTCAGCAGCTGAGATGAAACCGTTCTGGTCCTTGTCAAAGACCCTGAACGCTTCCTTGAGCTCTTCCTCAGAGTCAGTGTCCTTCATCTTACGAG
The Camelina sativa cultivar DH55 chromosome 6, Cs, whole genome shotgun sequence genome window above contains:
- the LOC104791968 gene encoding putative transcription factor bHLH107, with translation MQPEIPDHMFYSFLTGGLCASSSTNSTTTTSSFYPFAIEDTVSQDKALAAQRNHKEAERRRRERINSHLNKLRKLLSCNSKTDKATLLAQVVQRVKELKQQTLEITDETLPSETDEISVLNSEDSSSYDDGRIIFKVSFSCEDRPDLFKDLMETLESLQMETIFADLTTVGGRSRNVLVVAADKEHHGVESVQFLQNALKSLLERSSKSVMMGHGGGGGGGGERLKRRRALDHIIMV
- the LOC104791969 gene encoding calmodulin-5, with product MADQLTDDQISEFKEAFSLFDKDGDGCITTKELGTVMRSLGQNPTEAELQDMINEVDADGNGTIDFPEFLNLMARKMKDTDSEEELKEAFRVFDKDQNGFISAAELRHVMTNLGEKLTDEEVDEMIKEADVDGDGQINYEEFVKVMMAK